AGACACTCTATTATCTTGTTTTTCATTATGAAATTCTGTAACTATATCGTCCTCCTCGTTTAGTTGTTGTATCTCTAAAAGAATACCCGCCTCTTCCAAAACTTCTTTGGTAGTGTAAATAGACACCCCAAATCTCACCGCCATTGCTACAGCATCAGAAGTTCTTGCATCTAAAAACAAGGTTTCTCTTGTAGAATTATTTTTGAAATGGATATGAGAAAAGAAAACACCATCTATAATTTGATAAATGACAATATATTCTAAACTATAATTGGTATCTCTAATAAAACTAGCAAACAAGTCGTGTGTAAGAGGACGAACAGGCTTCAAATCTTTCTCTAAAGCTAAAGATATAGATTGAGCCTCAAAACTACCTATAACTACTGGTAATTTTATAGAACTTTCCACCTCTTCTAAAAGCAAAGCATAAGCCCCCGATTGTGTTTGGCTGTAAGAAATACCTCTAATAACTAGCTTTTTATAATCCATAGAGCAAAGATATATAAAAACACCATACCCTTGAATAAGTATGGTGGCTTTTCTTTAATTTTATGATAAAATTTAGGCTCCTTTTATCGCTTTTA
This Riemerella anatipestifer DNA region includes the following protein-coding sequences:
- a CDS encoding bifunctional nuclease family protein yields the protein MDYKKLVIRGISYSQTQSGAYALLLEEVESSIKLPVVIGSFEAQSISLALEKDLKPVRPLTHDLFASFIRDTNYSLEYIVIYQIIDGVFFSHIHFKNNSTRETLFLDARTSDAVAMAVRFGVSIYTTKEVLEEAGILLEIQQLNEEDDIVTEFHNEKQDNRVSLEELRMQLDEAVKNEDFDLAFQLQEEIKKRQRPID